In the Scomber japonicus isolate fScoJap1 chromosome 18, fScoJap1.pri, whole genome shotgun sequence genome, one interval contains:
- the ndel1b gene encoding nuclear distribution protein nudE-like 1-B yields the protein MDTEMIPKFSSKDEEVDYWKSQALKYKKSCHEAQEELQEFQEGSRELEAELEAQLGQAEHRLRDLQSENERLKNEMSNLKDKLEQQYAQSYKQISMLEDDLGQTRSIKEQLHKYVRELEQANDDLERAKRATIVSLEDFEGRLNQAIERNAFLESELDEKESLLVSVQRLKDEARDLRQELAVRERTTDRMSAPSSPTLDTDKMDSAVQASLSLPATPVGKSIEHPFISPKVTNGCGNSSLTPSARISALNIVGDLLRKVGALESKLAACRNFAKDQAARKNFSTDNGTLINSNATKFSHTLHTTYFDKTTVNGLDPSSLTSMASSRAVSPPGMLPLSV from the exons ATGGACACAGAGATGATTCCCAAATTTTCGTCAAAGGATGAAGAAGTTGACTACTGGAAGTCTCAAGCCCTCAAATATAAGAAAAG CTGCCATGAAGCTCAAGAGGAGCTGCAAGAGTTCCAGGAAGGGAGCCGGGAGCTGGAGGCCGAGTTGGAGGCACAACTCGGCCAGGCTGAACACCGCCTGCGAGACCTGCAAAGCGAGAACGAGAGACTGAAGAACGAGATGTCCAACCTCAAG GACAAGCTGGAGCAACAGTATGCCCAGAGTTATAAGCAGATTTCTATGCTAGAGGACGACCTGGGCCAGACGCGCAGCATCAAGGAGCAGCTCCACAAATACGTCCGGGAGCTTGAGCAGGCCAACGATGACCTGGAGAGAGCCAAAAG GGCAACAATAGTGTCTCTAGAGGACTTTGAGGGCCGTTTGAACCAGGCCATTGAGAGAAATGCCTTCCTGGAGAGTGAGCTGGATGAGAAGGAATCTCTTCTAGTATCTGTGCAGCGGCTGAAAGATGAAGCACGAG ACCTCAGACAGGAGCTGGCAGTACGGGAGAGAACTACAGATAGGATGTCAGCACCCAGCTCACCCACCTTAGACACTGACAAGATGGATTCAGCAGTGCAGGCATCTTTATCCCTCCCAGCCACACCTGTAGGAAAGAGCATAGAGCACCCCTTCATCAGCCCAAAAG TAACCAATGGCTGTGGCAACTCATCCCTCACACCTTCTGCTAGAATCTCCGCCCTCAACATTGTTGGTGATCTCCTCAGAAAAGTTGGG GCTTTGGAGTCCAAACTTGCCGCCTGTAGGAACTTTGCCAAAGACCAAGCAGCAAGAAAAAATTTCTCCACTGACAATGGCACGCTCATCAACAGCAACGCTACCAAGTTCTCTCACACTCTACATACCACGTACTTTGACAAAAC GACTGTTAATGGATTGGATCCCAGCTCCTTGACCTCCATGGCGTCATCGAGAGCCGTGTCTCCACCAGGCATGCTGCCTCTGAGTGTGTGA